The region GCCCGAGACGTAGAGGGTGTCGCCGGCCAGTACGCCCTGGGAGTATGGGTTGTCGTTGCTCGGTGCGCCGTCAGTTTCGATGGGTTCCGTGTCGGACATGGAATTGTGATTCGCGTCTCAGTCGGCAAACGGTCGGTCGCGCGCTCGCGAGTCGTCGGTGCTCAGGCCTCGACTTCGACGGCGTGATCGATCGCCTCAAGGACGATATCCAGGGCCGTCTCCGCCAGATCGCGGGTGAGCACGAGGGGCGGGATGATTCGCAGGATGTTGCCGTGACGGCCGGCCGTCCAGATGAGGACGCCGTGTTCGAAACAGTACTGTTGAATCGCGTCGACAATGTCGTCGCCCGGGTTGCCGTCGCTGTCGACGAACTCGGCCCCGATGAACAGTCCCTTTCCACGCACGTCTGCGAGGTGGTCGGTCTCGTCCGCCGCCTCGAGCAGTCGGTCCTGAATGTACTCGCCGAGGTCTCGAGCGTGCGCGAGGAGGTCGTGGTCCTGGATGTACTCGATGGCGCGAGTACCGGCACGCATGCCGACGACGTGGCCGCGGTAGGTTCCGGCGTGGTCTCCCGAACCCCAGGTGTCGAGTTCTTCTTTGTACATCGTCGCCGAGAGCGGGAAACCGACGCCGCCCAGTGCTTTCGCCGAGGTCATCGCGTCAGGCGTGACGCCCTCCCAGTCGCTGGCCCACCACTCGCCGGTGCGCCCGAGACCGGTCTGAATCTCGTCGAAGACGAGCGTCACGTCGTTGTCGTCGGCGAGGTCGCGCAAGCCCTGCAGGAAGCCCGCCGGCGGGGTGACGATGCCGCCCTCTCCCTGAATCGGTTCGACGATGATTCCGGCCGGGTTCGCGAGGCCACCGTATGGATCCTCGAGAATAGCCTGGACCTCCTCGAGGGCGTGGTCGACCGACGCTTCGGGCGACTTCCCGTCTCGGAACGGATAGGGGTAGGGCGCGTGAACGACGTCGGAGAGCAACGGCGCGTAGTGTTTCTTCAGCTTCGTGTTCGAGGTGACGCTCATCGCACCCGTCGTCGCGCCGTGATAGGAGCCGCGGAAGGCGATGAGGCCGTCACCCTCAGAGTTGTACTTCGAGAGCTTGATCGAGGCCTCGATGGCGTCGCTGCCCGTCGGGCCACCGAAGACGACGCGGTTGTTGCCCTGTAACCCCTCCGGGGCGATTTCGTCGAGTTTCTCGATCAACTCGAGTCGCGCGTCCGTCGGGAAGTCGACCGTGTGGACGAACTTGTCGGCTTGCTCGTGGACGGCCTCGAGCACGTAGGGGTTCGAGTGGCCGACGTTGAGCACGCCGATACCGGCGAAGAGGTCGATGTAGGTGTTGCCGTCGGCGTCCCGAACGGTCGCTCCTTTGCCCTCCTCGAAGGCGATTGGAATGTCGTTGGGATAGGCAACCGCGCTACTGTCGATATCCGCCTGTTTCTCGAGTAACGCCTGCGTGTTCGGTCCCGGGACGTTGTCGACGTTCGGTGCGTCGTCGAAGTGAATCTCGTCTATCGGCGGTCCTGCCGTCATACGTGACCCGAGGTGAAACAGGCACTAATAATTTGTCCACAATATCCATGAAGTGTGTATACGGATTTTGATTACAGGTTTGAACTCGAGCACGAGGTGGTGGCCACGAGTCTGGGTTGTAAACGAACGTCGAAGACAGTCGCCGAAGAACCGATGATTTGTGCCGAATGTAGGCGCTCGATGAACAGATCAATACACGAGACGGAACAAAATTCCTTATAATCCGCGACCGAAGGGACGGGTATGATCCCGCCGATCGCGAATCGGTTCGTCGCCGGGGAGTCCCCCGCGACGGCCCTCGAGCACGTGCGACGGCTCGACGACCGAAACGTCCGCGCCATCGTCAACCTGCTCGGTGAACACTACGACGACCGCGCGGACGTCCGCGCCGACGTCGAGACGTATCGCACGCTGCTCGAAGACATCGCTCGGGCCGATCTCGAGGCCTGTCTCTCCGTCAAGCCGACGCAACTCGGCCTCAGCCTTGGCGAAGAGGTCTTTCGCGACGAACTCGAGACCGTCGTCGAGGCCGCGGTCGAACACGACGGCTTCGTCTGGATCGACATGGAAGACCACACGACGACCGATACGACGCTCGATGCGTTCGAATCGCTCGCGAACGAGTACGGCAATAACGAGAATCCCCGCCTCGGCCTCTGCGTTCAGGCGAATCTGAAACGCACCCGCGAGGACGTCGAACGCCTCGCCGACGTGCCGGGTAAGGTCCGCTTCGTCAAAGGTGCCTACGACGAACCAACGGACGTCGCCTATCAGGATTCGACGCGGGTTAACGAGGAGTACAGAAGGTTGCTCGAGTACGCCTTCGAGCACTTCGACGGCGGAATCGCCGTCGGTAGTCACGATCCGGCGATGATCGACTACGCGATTTCGCTCCACGAGGAGTATGGCACCGAGTTCGAACTCCAGTTGCTCATGGGCGTTCGCGAAGACACTCAGGAAGAGCTTGCCCGTGAGTATCCCGTTTATCAGTACGTCCCCTTCGGAGATCGGTGGTCGTCGTACTTCTATCGACGGGTCACGGAACGGAAGGAAAACCTCTGGTTCGCCCTCCGGGCCATTGTCGGACGCTAAAGGGAAGGGCTCATTAGCCCTTGGTGTGAGTCTGCGTACATGGCTTCGTGGAAGCGGGATTTCGCGAGTGGGCTGATCGTCCTCGGCCCCATTCTCGTCACCCTCTACGTTATTTACTGGCTCTACGGCTTCATCGCCGGGATTACACCCGGACTCATCCTCGAGGCAGAAGCCCTCGAGCCACTGATTCCCGGTGACTCCGGACAGGCCCAGCAGTCACGCGAGCAACTCGCGCAGTTCCTTCGCGTCGTCGTCGCGTTGACCGTCTTTACCATCCTCACCTTTTCCGTCGGCTACCTCATGCGAACCGCCGTCGGCGGCCTCTTCGAACGGGTCGTCGACAACGTTGCGAACCGCGTCCCTGTTATGCGAGTCGTCTACAACGCCTCGAAGATGGCCGCCGAAACTGCTTTTGGCGAACAGGAATCACTCCAGACGCCCGTCAAACTCGAGACGTGGAACGGGCTGCGAATGACGGCGTTCAAAACCGGCAAAACGACCGACGACGGCCGCGAAGTATTGTTCTTGCCGACCTCACCGAACATCACGACGGGATTCGTCATCGAAGTCGAATCCGATCGCATCACCGTCCTCGAAGAAGACGTCGAAGACGCCCTCACACGCGTCCTGAGCGCCGGATTCGGCGACGCAAACCGAACGCGGGGAATGGAGGCCGGCGTCTCCATCGACGTCGTCGACGAAACGAACGTCGACTCACTCGAGGAATCTGCCCGACGAGAGTTCGACCGAGAGCCTACCGATAACGCTGACGACGACTGACCGCAGAATTAGATTCCCTGACTCATCAGGTGACTGCGCAACACGTCGCCTTCCTTGTTTCCGGCAGTCGTGTTCACGATGACGACCGTCTCGTCGCCGTCGAACGCGCCGTTTTCGGCGAGTTGCCAGACGCCAGCGGCTGCCGTGGCCGGACTCGGTGCCATCTCGAGACCCTCGTGGGCGGCGACCTGCACGCCAGCCTCGAGAATGTCCGTGTCGTCGACGGCCACTGCGCCGCCGTCGGTTGCCGCAAGCGCCTCGAGCACGCGTGAACTCGCCGGCGGATCGGCAATCTCGAGTTCGCCACAGATCGTGTCTGGCGTCTCGACCGGTTCGTGCGTCTCGCGGTCGGCCTCGCTAGCCTCGACGATGGGTGCACAGCCCGCCGGTTGGGCGGCGTAGAGGCCCGGGAGTTCGTCGACGAGACCGAGTTCGCGGAGTTCGGTCGCGGCTTTGTACGCCCCCGTGAGACCGAGGCCGAGGCCGGTCGGATAACAGACGACGTCGGGGACCGACCACTCGAGTTGCTCGACGAGTTCGTACAGCGTCGTCTTCGCGCCCTCGTGGCGGTAGGGGTTGTCGAACGCCTGGAGAGAGTACCAGCCGTCGTGTTCGTTACACGCTTCCTCGAAGGCACCGACGGCGTCGTCGTAGCGGCCACCGACGACGTTCATGTCGCCGCCGTGGACGTTGATCATCGCCTTGTTCGAGAAACTCGAGCGCGAGGGGACGTAGGTGTGTGACTCGAGGCCGGCCCGACCGGCGTAGGCAGCGGCCGACTGTCCGCCGTTGCCCGTCGAGGCCAGTGCGACGTCGTTCGCGTCGCGACCGGCGCCAGCAGTGACGGCGAGCGATTGGCCGCGGTCCATCGTCGATCCCGTCGGATTTCGGCCCTCGTCTTTGAGGTAGACGGAGTCGACGCCCAGTTCGTCCGCGAGGGAGGGACAGGGAACGAGCGCGGTCGCCCCTTCGTTCATCGTCACCGCGGACGAACGCGAGAACGGGAGCAGTTCTTCGTAGCGCCACTGCGAGTCGAACGGTCGGGACTCGAATGTTTCGCGACTCACGTCGATGGCGTCGTAGTCGTAGGCCGGGTCGAGCGCCCCGCCGCAGTCGGGACACGCCTGCACGTCGGGGCCGTCGTGGATCGATCCACACTCGAGACACTCGAGGCCGAGAAATGCGTCCGTCAGTTCCATACTCGAGTGTTCGCGGCGCTGAACAAATGGGTGTTCATCGACGGAAGAGAGGTGATCACCGGCGGGCGCGGGCGAGTACCGACGTGAAAGCAGGCGTCGTCACTCGAATTCACCGAAAGCAGGAGATGAAGACCGCCAAAAGCGTCAGTCGTCGTTAGTGGTCGCCGGTCTTCGACTGCCACTCGTACTCGCGGCGTTTGGCCGATTTGCCAAAGCCACACGACGAGCAGACCTTCTTCTTGGTGTGATACGACTTCTCTCCGCAGCGACGGCACTTCGTATGCGTCGTCTTGTTCTTCTTTCCTTGGCTCGGGGTTCCTGCACCAGTCATGGAGTGATCGAAACGACGTTATCGCCGCGTATAATGGTTGTGTCTTCGGCCGGCGACGTCTCGCCAGTGTCGCCCTCGAGCGGGATTGTTACGTCCTCGAGGACGAGATTCATGTGTTGATCGTAGCCGGCGAGGTCGCCGACGTACTCGTCGCCACTCTTGAGTCGTACCGTCACACGGTCGCCGAGCGACGCCTCGAGGACGTCAAGCGGTCGTCCACTCATATAACAGACCGCAGGTGATGGACACTTAATCGTACCGGTCCTGCGTCCGCAACGACCGGTTTGGACGGCGGTGATCGCTCGATTTCGCCAGTGAGTAGCACACCGATAGTGGCACCCGTCTGCCACGAAGTCGTTGATTCCACGACCGATCGTCTACTGCATCGCTTCGGCGACACACCCAACCCAACGGCTAAGTGCCCGCTCGTTGAGCCCTCGCTCATGGGAGAGAAGAAATTTACCCTCATCGAGTTGCATCTTGACGGAGACACCCAGTTCGGACTCGGAACGATCGATAGCGCCCTTCCGTTCGACTCGAGTGACGACGACGCAGAGGCGGAGTCGGAGTACGAGACAGCCGACGCCACGGACGAAGCTTCGGACGCCGAAGCGGAAGACGGCTCGGGTGGAAAAGCCATTGGCGCACTGGTCGCCCTCGTCGTCCTCGTCGCGGCGGGCGTCGCCGCAAAGAAGTTCCGCGGTGACGACGAGCCAGAACTCGAGGAAGAAGAACAGCCGGACGTTATTGTCAACTGACCCATATCACGCGCGAACCGACCCCGCTCAGCCGAACGCTTTTGCGCGTGCTTCCCGTATCCGGTATTCGTGAACCTCTATCGTAGCGCCCGGACCGTTGCCGGGGCATCCGGCGATGACGTCATCGATTGGGAGTCGGCCGCCGACGCCGCGAAGGCGGTGACCGACCCCGGCTCGCTCGAGCTCGAGACGGGCGAGCGCGAGGCCTACGCTCGCGACGTGCGAGAGGCGCGAGACGCCGTGCGAACGGTGGCGAACGTCGAGTTCGACGTGCCCGACACCGTCGAGATCCAGAATCGCCACCACTGGATCGACGCCAACATCGCGACCTTCGAACGCGTGATGGGAACGCTCGAGCAGCAAGTCCCTCCGGGCACGTTCCCCGGCGTCGCCCGAACGATCAACACGGGCACGATGACCGTCCTTCTGGCCTTTCTTGGCCGGAACGTTCTCGGACAGTACGATCCGCTGCTCCTCGCAGAGACGCCCGAAGACGACCACGCGCTGTACTTCGTCAGACCGAACATCCTGAAGGCTGCCCAGAAGTTGGACGTCGACCCCGACCGATTCCGCCGCTGGATCGCCTTCCACGAAGTGACCCACGCCGCGGAGTTCGGCGCCGCGCCGTGGCTCTCCGATCACCTCGAGTCGCGGATGGAAGCCGGCATCGCGACGCTCACGGAGGGCTCGTTTGATCGCGCTGCGTTCCGGGATCTCGACGCCGCGATGACGGTCGTCGAGGGCTACGCGGAACTGCTGATGGATCACGCCTTCGACGACGAGTACGCGGATCTGCGTCGAAAACTCGACGCGCGACGGCAGGGTCGTGGCCCGCTTCAGCAACTGTTTCGTCGACTGCTCGGGCTTGGCCTCAAAGAGCGACAGTACGAGCGCGGAAAGAACTTCTTCGAGACCGTCGTCGAGAGCGCCGACCTCGAGACGGCGAGCGTCGTCTGGGAGAGCCCAGCACAGTTACCGACGCAAACCGAACTCGACGATCCGACGCTGTGGCTCCAGCGCGTCGATCGGTGACGACGCCGTTCGCGCTATCGGTCCTCCCTCTTTTCGGTTTCAGGAGTGTTCCGGTGACGTAGGAGACTCGTCCAGTTCGATCGCCTGTTCGCGATAGCGATGTGCGAGCGCCGAGACGAGGAATAGACTCGAGACGAGCAGTGCCCAGCCGAAGCCGCTGACTCCCGCGAGCGGAGCGATTCCTAGCCAGGCGAGTACGACGACCGTCAGTCAGCTATCGATCGGCTG is a window of Natronorubrum sediminis DNA encoding:
- a CDS encoding zinc-dependent metalloprotease; amino-acid sequence: MNLYRSARTVAGASGDDVIDWESAADAAKAVTDPGSLELETGEREAYARDVREARDAVRTVANVEFDVPDTVEIQNRHHWIDANIATFERVMGTLEQQVPPGTFPGVARTINTGTMTVLLAFLGRNVLGQYDPLLLAETPEDDHALYFVRPNILKAAQKLDVDPDRFRRWIAFHEVTHAAEFGAAPWLSDHLESRMEAGIATLTEGSFDRAAFRDLDAAMTVVEGYAELLMDHAFDDEYADLRRKLDARRQGRGPLQQLFRRLLGLGLKERQYERGKNFFETVVESADLETASVVWESPAQLPTQTELDDPTLWLQRVDR
- a CDS encoding 50S ribosomal protein L37e encodes the protein MTGAGTPSQGKKNKTTHTKCRRCGEKSYHTKKKVCSSCGFGKSAKRREYEWQSKTGDH
- a CDS encoding LSM domain-containing protein produces the protein MSGRPLDVLEASLGDRVTVRLKSGDEYVGDLAGYDQHMNLVLEDVTIPLEGDTGETSPAEDTTIIRGDNVVSITP
- a CDS encoding DUF502 domain-containing protein yields the protein MASWKRDFASGLIVLGPILVTLYVIYWLYGFIAGITPGLILEAEALEPLIPGDSGQAQQSREQLAQFLRVVVALTVFTILTFSVGYLMRTAVGGLFERVVDNVANRVPVMRVVYNASKMAAETAFGEQESLQTPVKLETWNGLRMTAFKTGKTTDDGREVLFLPTSPNITTGFVIEVESDRITVLEEDVEDALTRVLSAGFGDANRTRGMEAGVSIDVVDETNVDSLEESARREFDREPTDNADDD
- a CDS encoding aspartate aminotransferase family protein → MTAGPPIDEIHFDDAPNVDNVPGPNTQALLEKQADIDSSAVAYPNDIPIAFEEGKGATVRDADGNTYIDLFAGIGVLNVGHSNPYVLEAVHEQADKFVHTVDFPTDARLELIEKLDEIAPEGLQGNNRVVFGGPTGSDAIEASIKLSKYNSEGDGLIAFRGSYHGATTGAMSVTSNTKLKKHYAPLLSDVVHAPYPYPFRDGKSPEASVDHALEEVQAILEDPYGGLANPAGIIVEPIQGEGGIVTPPAGFLQGLRDLADDNDVTLVFDEIQTGLGRTGEWWASDWEGVTPDAMTSAKALGGVGFPLSATMYKEELDTWGSGDHAGTYRGHVVGMRAGTRAIEYIQDHDLLAHARDLGEYIQDRLLEAADETDHLADVRGKGLFIGAEFVDSDGNPGDDIVDAIQQYCFEHGVLIWTAGRHGNILRIIPPLVLTRDLAETALDIVLEAIDHAVEVEA
- a CDS encoding threonine synthase, which encodes MELTDAFLGLECLECGSIHDGPDVQACPDCGGALDPAYDYDAIDVSRETFESRPFDSQWRYEELLPFSRSSAVTMNEGATALVPCPSLADELGVDSVYLKDEGRNPTGSTMDRGQSLAVTAGAGRDANDVALASTGNGGQSAAAYAGRAGLESHTYVPSRSSFSNKAMINVHGGDMNVVGGRYDDAVGAFEEACNEHDGWYSLQAFDNPYRHEGAKTTLYELVEQLEWSVPDVVCYPTGLGLGLTGAYKAATELRELGLVDELPGLYAAQPAGCAPIVEASEADRETHEPVETPDTICGELEIADPPASSRVLEALAATDGGAVAVDDTDILEAGVQVAAHEGLEMAPSPATAAAGVWQLAENGAFDGDETVVIVNTTAGNKEGDVLRSHLMSQGI
- a CDS encoding proline dehydrogenase family protein, with amino-acid sequence MIPPIANRFVAGESPATALEHVRRLDDRNVRAIVNLLGEHYDDRADVRADVETYRTLLEDIARADLEACLSVKPTQLGLSLGEEVFRDELETVVEAAVEHDGFVWIDMEDHTTTDTTLDAFESLANEYGNNENPRLGLCVQANLKRTREDVERLADVPGKVRFVKGAYDEPTDVAYQDSTRVNEEYRRLLEYAFEHFDGGIAVGSHDPAMIDYAISLHEEYGTEFELQLLMGVREDTQEELAREYPVYQYVPFGDRWSSYFYRRVTERKENLWFALRAIVGR